From Monomorium pharaonis isolate MP-MQ-018 unplaced genomic scaffold, ASM1337386v2 scaffold_519, whole genome shotgun sequence, a single genomic window includes:
- the LOC118644226 gene encoding 60S ribosomal protein L13-like encodes MGKGNNMIPNGHFHKDWQRYVKTWFNQPARKIRRKQKRVKKARAVAPRPVNLLRPLVHCPTFRYHTKVRAGRGFTLAELKASGLNKRFAKTIGIAVDPRRRNKSIESLQTNAQRLKEYRAKLILFPINEKKPKKGDATEEERKVAVQIKGDPMPIRHQAPARAKARPITEEETKFSAYVTLRKARADARLVGIRAKRVKDASENPDEVTKVAKDKKAKK; translated from the exons ATGGGTAAGGGAAATAATATGATCCCTAATGGCCATTTCCATAAGGATTGGCAACGATACGTGAAGACCTGGTTTAACCAACCAGCGAGGAAGATTCGTCGTAAACAAAAACGTGTCAAGAAAGCGCGAGCTGTCGCACCTag gccTGTAAATCTCTTGAGACCTCTCGTGCATTGTCCGACATTTCGGTACCATACCAAGGTTCGCGCTGGTAGAGGTTTCACGCTTGCCGAGCTGAAAGCCAGTGGTTTGAACAAGAGATTTGCTAAAACAATTGGAATTGCAGTCGATCCTCGTCGTCGGAACAAATCCATTGAATCTTTGCAGACAAACGCTCAGCGCCTGAAGGAGTATAGGGCCAAATTAATTCTATTCCCTATAAATGAGAAGAAG CCCAAGAAGGGTGATGCGACcgaagaggagagaaaggtCGCGGTTCAAATCAAGGGTGATCCTATGCCTATTCGGCATCAAGCACCTGCCAGGGCGAAGGCTCGTCCTATCACTGAGGAGGAAACCAAATTCTCGGCATATGTAACCCTTCGTAAAGCACGAGCTGATGCGCGATTAGTCGGCATTCGTGCTAAGCGCGTCAAGGACGCGTCAGAGAATCCCGACGAGGTGACTAAAGTCGCGAAAGATAAGAAAGCCAAGAagtaa